The following coding sequences lie in one Mycobacterium sp. Z3061 genomic window:
- a CDS encoding aldehyde reductase: MSRSSTTIDPAAPVLVTGASGYIGSWIVRAVLEAGHTVHGTVRNPDKKSGLEHLHKLSADHPGRLKLFKADLLETGSFDEAMKGCELVMHTASPFLISGFTDAEEALVRPALEGTRNVLDSVNRTESVKRVVLTSSVVAIYGDARESQDVPHGVFTEEHWNTTSSADHQPYPYSKTVAEREAWRYQQEQDRWDMVTIHPGLVLGPSLTSASDSASLSTMKQFFDGTMLAGAPDMATGVVDVRDVADAHLRAGFTPEAHGRYIANADTLTFLEIGKILRRRFGPFYAFPRTTAPKVVFKVIAPVVGLTRKFVDRNVGYPLAFDNTRSKKELGLTYRPVEQTITDHFQQMLDDGLVQRIPGLSKL; encoded by the coding sequence ATGAGCCGATCCTCGACCACGATCGACCCTGCCGCGCCGGTGCTGGTCACGGGGGCCAGCGGTTACATCGGCAGTTGGATCGTGCGTGCGGTGCTCGAAGCCGGCCACACCGTCCACGGCACGGTGCGCAACCCAGACAAGAAATCCGGCCTCGAGCATCTGCACAAGCTGTCAGCCGACCATCCCGGCCGGTTGAAGCTCTTCAAAGCCGACCTGCTTGAAACAGGCAGCTTCGACGAGGCGATGAAGGGGTGCGAGCTCGTCATGCACACCGCGTCGCCGTTCCTCATCTCCGGTTTCACGGATGCCGAAGAGGCGCTGGTCCGCCCGGCACTCGAGGGCACGCGGAACGTGCTGGACTCCGTCAACCGCACCGAGAGCGTCAAGCGGGTGGTGCTGACCAGCAGTGTGGTCGCGATCTACGGTGACGCCCGCGAGTCCCAGGATGTGCCCCACGGCGTTTTCACCGAAGAGCACTGGAACACCACCAGCAGCGCCGACCATCAGCCCTACCCCTATTCCAAGACGGTGGCAGAGCGGGAGGCCTGGCGTTACCAACAGGAGCAGGACCGCTGGGACATGGTGACGATTCATCCCGGTTTGGTGCTGGGTCCCTCGTTGACCAGTGCCAGCGACTCGGCCAGCTTGAGCACGATGAAGCAGTTCTTCGACGGCACCATGCTCGCCGGGGCACCGGACATGGCCACCGGCGTGGTCGACGTCCGCGATGTTGCGGATGCCCACCTGCGCGCCGGCTTCACCCCCGAGGCACACGGACGCTACATCGCCAACGCCGACACGCTGACCTTCCTGGAGATCGGCAAGATCCTGCGCCGGCGGTTCGGCCCGTTCTACGCGTTCCCGAGGACGACGGCGCCCAAGGTGGTCTTCAAGGTCATAGCCCCGGTTGTCGGACTAACCAGAAAATTCGTCGACCGCAACGTCGGTTACCCTCTGGCATTTGACAACACCCGCAGCAAAAAGGAACTGGGTCTGACGTACCGGCCGGTCGAACAGACCATCACTGATCACTTTCAGCAGATGCTGGACGATGGCCTGGTGCAACGGATTCCCGGACTCTCCAAGCTCTAG
- a CDS encoding DUF4262 domain-containing protein, producing the protein MCWQCDNPHATIDDYLDVLRTIIADHGWAVQFVEDESRPFAYTVGLSLRGLPELLITGLQPRKSAHVLNSVAHYIADDGMVVQPAEHIDLQGELLLEVVEVDHPDVHLTFAVRLRDAPIRAFQLVWTDDRRHWPWDRGWSHGRRRQPVLGVRTPLRG; encoded by the coding sequence ATGTGCTGGCAGTGCGACAACCCCCACGCCACCATCGATGACTACCTGGACGTGCTACGCACGATCATCGCGGATCACGGATGGGCGGTGCAGTTCGTCGAAGACGAATCACGACCATTTGCCTACACGGTCGGCCTGTCCCTGCGCGGTCTGCCCGAACTGCTGATCACCGGTCTGCAGCCGCGCAAGTCGGCACACGTGCTGAACTCGGTCGCGCACTACATTGCCGACGACGGCATGGTGGTACAGCCGGCGGAGCACATCGACCTCCAGGGCGAGTTACTGCTCGAAGTCGTCGAGGTCGATCACCCGGACGTGCACCTGACATTCGCGGTTCGGTTACGCGATGCGCCTATTCGCGCGTTTCAACTGGTCTGGACCGACGACCGCCGCCATTGGCCATGGGACCGCGGGTGGAGCCACGGCAGACGCCGGCAACCGGTCCTGGGCGTCCGCACCCCGCTGAGGGGGTGA
- a CDS encoding fused (3R)-hydroxyacyl-ACP dehydratase subunits HadA/HadB, whose amino-acid sequence MTAAAEASTLESRVGHYYQMDYTYEVGREKVREYARAVQDYHPAHWDVDAAAELGYSGLVAPLTFTSVPGMTCNRRMFESVVVGYDTYLQTEEVFEQHRPIVAGDELSIDVELTAVRRIAGRDMITVTNTYTDTAGERVHTLHTTVVGITAEDFDPAVKAAVQKAMMHDVNILDTDQSDADYVKTVRPEGDVRIADDLARKPGTPSFDDLKVGDELPVRHTRLSRGDLVNYAGVAGDANPIHWDETLAKAAGLPDVIAHGMLTMGLGAGFASAWTGDPGAVTRFAVRLSQPAIVSAIDGADIEFSGRIKSLDPDTRTGVIIVGAKSAGRKIFGLATLNVRFS is encoded by the coding sequence ATGACCGCAGCGGCAGAGGCATCGACGCTCGAATCTCGGGTCGGCCATTACTACCAGATGGATTACACCTACGAGGTGGGCCGCGAGAAGGTGCGCGAGTATGCCCGCGCGGTGCAGGACTATCACCCCGCTCACTGGGACGTCGACGCCGCGGCGGAACTGGGTTATTCGGGGCTGGTCGCCCCGCTGACGTTCACGTCGGTTCCGGGCATGACGTGCAATCGCCGCATGTTCGAGTCGGTGGTGGTCGGCTATGACACCTACCTGCAGACCGAAGAGGTCTTCGAGCAGCACCGTCCGATCGTGGCCGGCGATGAGCTGAGCATCGACGTCGAACTGACGGCGGTGCGCAGGATCGCCGGACGGGACATGATCACCGTGACCAACACCTACACCGACACGGCCGGCGAACGGGTGCACACCCTGCACACGACGGTCGTCGGCATCACCGCCGAGGATTTCGATCCGGCGGTCAAGGCCGCGGTGCAGAAGGCGATGATGCACGACGTCAACATCCTCGACACCGATCAATCCGACGCCGACTACGTGAAGACGGTGCGTCCCGAGGGTGACGTCCGGATCGCCGACGACCTGGCACGCAAGCCCGGTACCCCGTCGTTCGACGACCTCAAGGTCGGCGACGAGCTACCGGTGCGCCACACCAGACTGTCCCGCGGCGACCTGGTCAACTACGCCGGCGTGGCCGGTGACGCCAACCCGATTCACTGGGACGAGACCCTCGCCAAGGCGGCCGGGCTGCCCGATGTGATCGCCCACGGCATGCTCACCATGGGCCTGGGCGCCGGATTCGCCTCCGCATGGACGGGCGACCCCGGTGCGGTCACCCGCTTCGCGGTGCGCCTGTCTCAGCCCGCCATCGTCTCGGCCATCGACGGAGCGGACATCGAATTCAGCGGCCGGATAAAGTCTTTGGACCCAGACACCCGCACCGGCGTCATCATCGTCGGCGCGAAATCCGCCGGCCGGAAGATCTTCGGCCTGGCGACGTTGAACGTGCGGTTCAGCTAG
- a CDS encoding DUF998 domain-containing protein — protein MTATDCPPLPERITKSLLGYGVITGPVYVLSVGIQAAAREGFDPTRHAASQLANGDLGWIQIATFLVTGAMTVAAAVGVGRALGRGRRCAWAAGLLGGYGLALMVAGCFRADPSDGFPPGTPPGVGQPSWHGMAHFAVAGIGFICLVAACFVLGGWFARLPDGSGWAWFSRITGLVFAGSFLALASGSGGTAAILAFTAAVVMAWAWLSAVSAKLYRSVGHP, from the coding sequence ATGACCGCCACCGATTGCCCGCCCCTTCCCGAACGGATCACCAAATCGCTGCTCGGATACGGCGTCATCACGGGTCCCGTCTACGTGCTGTCGGTCGGGATTCAGGCAGCGGCCCGCGAGGGATTCGACCCGACCCGGCATGCCGCCAGTCAGCTCGCCAACGGCGACCTCGGATGGATACAGATCGCGACGTTCCTGGTCACGGGTGCGATGACGGTTGCGGCTGCCGTCGGAGTCGGCCGGGCGCTCGGGCGTGGCCGCCGCTGCGCGTGGGCGGCCGGCCTGCTCGGCGGTTACGGGCTCGCGTTGATGGTCGCCGGTTGCTTCCGCGCCGACCCATCGGACGGGTTCCCGCCGGGTACGCCGCCCGGCGTCGGTCAGCCGAGTTGGCACGGGATGGCACACTTCGCCGTCGCGGGCATCGGCTTCATCTGCCTGGTCGCCGCGTGTTTCGTGCTTGGCGGGTGGTTCGCCCGGTTGCCTGACGGCTCCGGGTGGGCGTGGTTCTCGCGCATCACCGGACTGGTGTTCGCGGGCAGCTTCCTCGCGCTGGCCTCCGGATCCGGCGGCACCGCGGCGATTCTGGCCTTCACCGCAGCGGTCGTCATGGCCTGGGCCTGGTTGTCGGCGGTGTCGGCCAAGCTGTACCGCAGCGTCGGCCACCCGTAG
- a CDS encoding TetR/AcrR family transcriptional regulator, protein MPDPVGRSARKRMTILSAGRDLFLGNGYQGTSVDAIAASAAVSKQTVYKHFGDKHELLMAIVNDALDKTVATFVERASILAETTDLERDLTAFAADYLHAVLQEHVVQLRRLVVGEANRLPELAALYYERAPDRMLSAFADCFARLNQRGLLDVPEPATAAEHFAFLVVGRCIDRALFCGGPAVESAIDVDHHVQAGVRVFLAGYRPA, encoded by the coding sequence ATGCCCGACCCAGTCGGCCGTTCGGCGCGAAAGCGCATGACCATCCTGTCCGCGGGCCGCGACCTCTTCCTGGGCAACGGCTATCAGGGAACGAGCGTCGACGCGATCGCCGCGTCTGCCGCCGTCTCCAAGCAGACGGTTTACAAGCATTTCGGTGACAAGCACGAGTTGCTGATGGCCATCGTGAACGACGCCCTGGACAAGACGGTCGCAACCTTCGTGGAGCGCGCATCGATCCTCGCCGAAACCACCGACCTGGAGCGGGATCTGACCGCGTTCGCCGCCGACTACCTACACGCCGTGCTGCAGGAACACGTGGTGCAGTTGCGCCGGTTGGTGGTCGGGGAGGCCAACCGACTACCCGAGCTTGCCGCGTTGTACTACGAGCGGGCTCCGGACAGGATGCTCTCGGCTTTCGCCGACTGCTTTGCCCGGCTGAATCAGCGCGGTCTGTTGGATGTTCCCGAACCAGCCACTGCCGCAGAGCATTTCGCGTTCCTTGTGGTCGGCCGATGCATCGATCGGGCGCTGTTCTGCGGCGGCCCGGCAGTGGAGTCCGCCATCGACGTCGACCACCACGTGCAGGCCGGCGTGCGAGTGTTCCTCGCGGGCTATCGGCCGGCTTGA
- a CDS encoding dihydrofolate reductase family protein — protein sequence MGHIDIELFATLDLVGQAPGGPDEDPVGFPFGGWQAPLVNDVSGAQVAAAYEGTDALLLGRRTYDIFAGYWPHQHDGAIAALFNGVPKYVASRGRPDLSWDGSTHLGPDLATAVRELRDRHERVKVVGSLNLVQTLLRERLFDRLDLWVHPITLGVGKKVFDGGTVPTNLTLLEPPAAGPTGTVYLRYGLAAGTPTTGDMSASDRGRQAGR from the coding sequence ATGGGCCACATCGATATTGAGTTGTTCGCCACCCTTGACCTGGTGGGCCAGGCACCCGGTGGACCCGACGAGGACCCGGTCGGGTTCCCCTTCGGCGGGTGGCAGGCGCCCCTGGTGAATGACGTCAGCGGGGCGCAGGTCGCCGCCGCGTACGAGGGCACGGACGCGCTGCTGCTCGGCCGGCGCACGTACGACATCTTCGCCGGCTACTGGCCGCACCAACACGACGGAGCGATCGCGGCACTCTTCAACGGCGTCCCGAAGTACGTGGCCTCGCGCGGGCGGCCCGATCTGTCGTGGGACGGATCCACCCACCTCGGTCCGGACCTGGCCACGGCGGTGCGCGAACTCCGGGATCGACACGAGCGCGTCAAAGTGGTGGGGAGCTTGAACCTGGTGCAGACCCTGCTGCGCGAAAGGCTCTTCGACCGCCTCGACCTCTGGGTACACCCCATCACCCTCGGCGTCGGGAAGAAGGTGTTCGACGGCGGCACGGTCCCGACCAACCTGACACTGCTCGAACCACCGGCAGCCGGCCCCACCGGCACGGTGTACCTGCGTTACGGGCTGGCAGCCGGCACGCCCACGACGGGAGACATGAGCGCTTCCGACCGCGGTCGTCAAGCCGGCCGATAG
- a CDS encoding SDR family NAD(P)-dependent oxidoreductase → MESVKGKNVLVTGAAMGLGKLFATRAVKEGAASVTLWDANETVLKETATELEAAGVTIHYDTVDVTAQERVAEAAAQVRRAVGTIHVLFNNAGIVRGNGYFWENEPRDFMLTVEVNSIGPMLVAREFLPAMIEAGTDCRLVNIASSAGLNAIPRMAAYAASKWAAIGFSDSVRLELEQAGHDRVKVTTVCPTYINTGMFDGAKGILFTPMLEQEDVVAETWKAMLQGSPFVVIPWTSKMNKVLSAVLPIRLRDFYLRRVGVYNSMDEFTGH, encoded by the coding sequence ATGGAATCCGTCAAGGGGAAGAACGTTCTCGTCACCGGCGCCGCCATGGGCCTGGGCAAGCTGTTCGCCACGCGGGCAGTCAAGGAGGGCGCTGCTTCGGTGACCCTCTGGGACGCGAATGAGACCGTGTTGAAGGAGACCGCGACCGAGCTGGAGGCGGCCGGGGTCACCATTCACTACGACACCGTCGATGTCACGGCGCAGGAGCGGGTCGCCGAGGCCGCAGCGCAGGTCCGCAGGGCTGTAGGCACGATCCACGTGCTGTTCAACAACGCCGGCATCGTTCGCGGCAATGGTTACTTCTGGGAGAACGAACCGCGCGACTTCATGCTCACCGTGGAAGTCAATTCCATCGGCCCCATGCTGGTGGCCCGGGAGTTTCTGCCGGCGATGATCGAGGCCGGCACCGACTGCCGCCTGGTCAACATCGCATCGTCGGCCGGGCTGAATGCCATTCCCCGGATGGCCGCCTACGCCGCGTCCAAGTGGGCGGCGATCGGGTTCTCCGACTCCGTGCGACTCGAGCTCGAACAGGCCGGTCACGACCGGGTCAAGGTCACCACCGTGTGCCCTACCTACATCAACACCGGCATGTTCGACGGTGCCAAGGGCATCCTGTTCACCCCGATGCTCGAGCAGGAAGACGTCGTCGCCGAGACTTGGAAGGCGATGCTGCAGGGCAGCCCGTTCGTCGTCATACCGTGGACGTCGAAGATGAACAAGGTGCTCAGCGCGGTGTTGCCGATCCGGCTGCGCGACTTCTACCTCCGGCGCGTCGGCGTCTACAACTCGATGGATGAGTTCACTGGGCACTGA
- a CDS encoding glycoside hydrolase family 6 protein has protein sequence MSDSCCRRLAIITIRHYFTGVTSTAAGAVSRWIAPFLTVAAVAAMGLAGSTQTTPAPAMRLVDSSNPLAGQSFYVDPASAAMGAHNANPGSAQLTAIANTPQAYWLDQAFPAGSVGGRVASYAGAAQAAGSMPIFALYGIPHRDCGSYASGGFASGADYRAWIDSISSGLGGSPAAIIVEPDALDMADCLSADQRQERFDLIRYAVDTLTRDPAAAVYVDGGHSRWLSAEEIANRLNQVGVGHARGFSLNVSNFFSTDEETGYGEAISGMTGGAHYVIDTSRNGAGPAPDSALSWCNPSGRALGTPPTTATAGGHADAYLWIKRPGESDGSCNGGASAGHFVSQYAIDLAQNAGQ, from the coding sequence CTGAGTGACAGCTGTTGCCGACGATTGGCGATTATCACAATTCGGCATTATTTTACTGGCGTGACGTCAACAGCTGCAGGTGCAGTTTCCCGGTGGATCGCTCCTTTCCTGACGGTTGCGGCCGTCGCTGCGATGGGCCTGGCGGGCTCGACGCAGACCACGCCCGCCCCGGCGATGCGTCTGGTCGATTCGTCAAACCCGTTGGCCGGACAGTCTTTCTACGTCGACCCGGCGTCGGCGGCCATGGGGGCGCACAACGCCAATCCGGGCAGTGCGCAGCTGACGGCGATCGCCAACACACCGCAGGCCTACTGGCTCGACCAGGCGTTCCCGGCCGGTTCGGTCGGCGGGCGGGTCGCGTCTTACGCCGGCGCGGCGCAGGCCGCGGGCAGCATGCCGATCTTCGCGCTCTACGGAATCCCGCATCGCGACTGCGGTAGCTACGCCTCCGGCGGGTTCGCGTCAGGCGCGGACTACCGCGCGTGGATCGACAGCATCTCGTCCGGTCTCGGCGGTTCGCCCGCGGCGATCATCGTCGAACCCGACGCCCTGGACATGGCCGACTGCCTGTCGGCTGACCAGCGCCAGGAGCGCTTCGACCTGATCCGCTACGCGGTGGACACGCTGACCCGCGACCCGGCGGCCGCGGTCTACGTCGACGGTGGACACTCGCGCTGGTTGAGCGCCGAGGAGATCGCCAACCGGCTCAACCAGGTCGGTGTCGGCCACGCCCGGGGGTTCAGCCTCAACGTCTCGAACTTCTTCAGCACTGACGAGGAGACCGGCTACGGCGAGGCGATTTCCGGGATGACGGGCGGCGCGCACTACGTGATCGACACGTCGCGCAACGGCGCCGGACCGGCACCGGACTCCGCGCTGAGTTGGTGCAACCCCTCCGGACGCGCCCTGGGCACCCCGCCCACCACGGCCACCGCGGGCGGGCACGCCGACGCCTACCTGTGGATCAAGCGTCCCGGTGAGTCCGACGGGTCATGCAACGGAGGCGCCTCCGCGGGACACTTCGTCAGCCAGTACGCCATCGACCTGGCGCAGAACGCCGGCCAGTAA
- a CDS encoding PE family protein: MSFVTAVPEFLTAAASNLGDIASSIGAANGAAAGPTSALLAAGSDEISAAVAAVFNEHAQAYQAISAGAAEFHQQFVQLLTAGAGTYASAEAANANPLQNLINQVNGVTETLLGRPLIGDGRNGVDGTGSRGQNGGLLWGNGGDGGSGAAGQNGGRGGDGGFLFGNGGRGGAGGAVPNGFAGFGGNGGNAVGLFGSGGAGGVGGAGGTGVAGDGGNGGSGGFLFGNGGVGGAGGRGFVAGWGGYGGDGLGLLYGAGGTGGAGGATPFNGGVPGIGGTGGSGNILFNVISTGADGGAGGDAAGVTTGGQGGQGGSGAGQWLGFGGAGGVGGASLGGHGGPGGYGGDGGAFFGVGGAGGGGGAAGAGGVGGVGGLGGLGGIIFGLGGAGGNGFGDATLAVGGNGGQGGYGGLLFGIGGHGGNGGIGATPGIGAPGGFGAYFLVGPNGAPGVTPA; encoded by the coding sequence ATGTCCTTTGTCACTGCGGTTCCGGAGTTCCTGACGGCGGCGGCCTCCAACCTGGGCGACATCGCCTCCTCGATCGGCGCCGCCAACGGGGCGGCGGCCGGCCCGACCTCCGCGTTGTTGGCCGCCGGCAGCGACGAGATCTCGGCGGCCGTCGCCGCGGTGTTCAACGAACATGCCCAGGCCTACCAAGCGATCAGCGCCGGGGCTGCGGAATTCCACCAGCAGTTCGTGCAGCTGCTCACCGCGGGTGCGGGCACCTACGCCAGTGCCGAGGCAGCCAACGCCAACCCGCTGCAGAATCTGATCAACCAGGTGAATGGGGTCACCGAAACATTACTGGGGCGCCCGCTGATCGGCGACGGCCGCAACGGTGTCGACGGAACCGGTTCGCGTGGCCAGAACGGCGGATTGCTGTGGGGCAACGGCGGGGACGGCGGGTCGGGGGCGGCCGGCCAGAACGGCGGCCGCGGCGGGGACGGCGGCTTCTTGTTCGGCAACGGTGGCCGGGGCGGAGCCGGGGGTGCCGTCCCGAACGGTTTTGCGGGTTTCGGTGGCAATGGCGGGAATGCGGTGGGCCTGTTCGGTAGCGGCGGCGCGGGTGGCGTCGGCGGAGCCGGCGGTACCGGAGTCGCCGGTGACGGCGGCAACGGCGGTAGCGGCGGTTTCCTGTTCGGCAACGGCGGTGTCGGCGGGGCTGGCGGACGAGGCTTCGTCGCAGGCTGGGGCGGCTACGGCGGCGACGGCCTCGGCCTGCTCTACGGCGCCGGCGGCACCGGCGGCGCGGGCGGCGCCACCCCCTTCAACGGCGGTGTCCCCGGTATCGGTGGTACCGGCGGCAGCGGCAACATTCTGTTCAACGTGATCAGCACCGGGGCCGACGGCGGCGCCGGCGGCGACGCTGCCGGCGTCACCACCGGCGGGCAGGGTGGTCAGGGCGGTAGCGGAGCCGGGCAGTGGCTGGGCTTCGGGGGCGCGGGCGGGGTAGGCGGTGCTTCGCTCGGCGGGCACGGCGGTCCGGGTGGATACGGAGGCGACGGCGGCGCGTTCTTCGGCGTAGGCGGTGCCGGAGGTGGCGGCGGTGCCGCGGGCGCCGGCGGCGTCGGCGGGGTTGGCGGACTAGGTGGCCTCGGCGGCATTATCTTCGGACTCGGCGGCGCCGGCGGCAACGGCTTCGGCGACGCCACCCTGGCGGTCGGCGGCAACGGCGGCCAGGGCGGTTACGGCGGCTTGCTCTTCGGCATCGGCGGTCACGGCGGCAACGGCGGCATCGGCGCCACCCCAGGGATTGGCGCGCCCGGGGGCTTTGGCGCTTACTTCCTGGTCGGGCCTAATGGGGCGCCGGGGGTGACGCCGGCGTGA
- a CDS encoding SDR family NAD(P)-dependent oxidoreductase: MNKREQYGPWAVVTGASDGIGRAVAKYVAAQGLDVVLAARSETTLQELALELEQSYGVKAQVVVVDLSRTAGVATLLSATDGLEVGLAVLAAGFGTTGPFTDTAPADELEMIALNISAVAQLAQTFAARMTAQRHGGIVLFGSILGWQGVPGHANYAATKAYVQSLAEGLHRELRPRGVDVLSVAPGPVHTGFAARAGLTMKSAAAPETVAEAMWSALGRRVTVVPGGQAKFLTASLKMLPRRVRTIIMGRVMASMRPR; the protein is encoded by the coding sequence ATGAACAAGCGCGAGCAGTACGGACCGTGGGCGGTGGTCACCGGCGCCAGCGACGGGATAGGGCGCGCCGTCGCCAAATATGTTGCGGCGCAGGGCCTTGACGTGGTGCTCGCGGCACGCAGCGAGACCACGCTGCAGGAGCTCGCCCTGGAACTCGAGCAGTCGTATGGGGTGAAGGCCCAGGTGGTCGTGGTGGATCTCAGTCGAACCGCTGGCGTGGCAACGCTGCTGAGCGCGACCGACGGCTTGGAGGTGGGTCTGGCGGTCTTGGCGGCCGGGTTCGGGACCACCGGGCCGTTCACCGATACCGCCCCCGCCGACGAGCTGGAGATGATCGCGCTCAACATCAGTGCCGTCGCACAGTTGGCCCAGACATTCGCCGCCCGGATGACCGCACAGCGGCACGGCGGAATCGTATTGTTCGGCTCCATCCTCGGCTGGCAGGGAGTGCCCGGCCACGCGAACTACGCGGCGACCAAAGCGTATGTTCAGAGCCTTGCCGAGGGCCTGCACCGCGAACTCAGACCGCGCGGAGTCGACGTGCTGTCGGTTGCCCCCGGACCGGTGCACACCGGCTTCGCAGCGCGTGCCGGCTTGACGATGAAGTCGGCTGCCGCACCCGAAACGGTGGCCGAGGCGATGTGGTCGGCGCTCGGGCGCCGGGTGACCGTCGTGCCCGGAGGGCAGGCGAAGTTCCTGACGGCGTCTCTGAAGATGCTTCCCCGCCGGGTCAGGACAATCATCATGGGCCGCGTGATGGCCTCGATGCGGCCCCGGTGA
- a CDS encoding MFS transporter, translating into MTIDAPDRSRLESPPARVRPAAVLAVVLIASLAINVETTIVNVALPTLNSALGASTRGLQWIVDAYNLAFAALVLAGGTIGDKFGRRGTLIAGLILFALSSAGAALCTTTGSLIALRVVMGVAAALIYPTTLAIITDTFREARQRAIAIGLWGAVTGLGVAIGPILGGALLEVFWWGSLFLALAPIALAAALAAPVVIPASTPDPGSRLDRGGLVLSIVMLGTLVYTIIEAPEQGWGSARTLGGFALALAAGVGFALWERRQRDPLIDVTLFTNLRFSAASGAVTVAFFALFGFIFLITQFMQQLQGFGPLGTGVRILPVALSIAVGSVLGTRLAVSRVGTKAVVFVGLLMMAASFAWISTCDLSVTYLEMAAQMVLLGGGLGLTTAPATDSIMGVVRPEQAGAGSAVNDATRQVGGTLGVAVIGSVFSTLYIRHLTESQALQVLPQPARSVAQEGLAQGLAVAGQSPASIANAVRSTVSDAFLSGMSAGCLTAAAVCLAGAFFVLAVLPAHPVGTRA; encoded by the coding sequence ATGACCATCGATGCCCCAGACCGTTCCCGTCTCGAGTCACCACCGGCGCGGGTCCGTCCCGCTGCCGTGCTGGCTGTCGTCCTGATCGCCTCACTGGCGATCAATGTGGAGACCACCATCGTCAATGTGGCTCTGCCGACGCTGAATTCGGCGCTCGGCGCCTCGACGCGCGGCCTGCAGTGGATCGTTGACGCCTACAATCTCGCCTTCGCCGCGCTGGTACTGGCCGGTGGCACCATCGGGGACAAGTTCGGCCGGCGCGGGACACTGATCGCCGGGCTCATCCTCTTCGCGCTGAGTAGCGCCGGCGCGGCACTGTGCACCACGACCGGCTCCCTGATCGCGCTGCGGGTGGTGATGGGCGTCGCCGCGGCGCTGATCTATCCGACCACGCTGGCCATCATCACCGACACGTTCCGGGAGGCCCGGCAGCGGGCAATCGCGATCGGTCTGTGGGGCGCGGTCACCGGGCTGGGCGTCGCGATCGGCCCGATACTCGGCGGCGCACTGCTCGAAGTGTTCTGGTGGGGCAGCCTTTTCCTGGCGCTGGCGCCCATCGCCCTGGCGGCAGCCCTCGCGGCGCCCGTCGTCATCCCAGCCTCGACGCCGGACCCGGGGTCACGCCTTGACCGGGGCGGGCTGGTGCTCTCCATCGTGATGCTCGGCACGCTGGTCTACACGATTATCGAAGCGCCAGAACAGGGTTGGGGCTCTGCACGTACGTTGGGCGGATTCGCGCTGGCACTGGCGGCGGGCGTCGGCTTCGCGCTGTGGGAGCGGCGGCAGCGCGACCCACTCATCGACGTCACGTTGTTCACCAACCTGCGGTTCAGCGCGGCAAGTGGCGCCGTAACGGTGGCGTTCTTCGCCTTGTTCGGGTTCATCTTTCTGATCACCCAGTTCATGCAGCAGCTGCAGGGATTCGGGCCGCTGGGCACCGGCGTGCGGATCTTGCCGGTGGCGTTGTCGATCGCGGTGGGATCGGTACTGGGCACCAGGCTGGCCGTCAGCAGGGTAGGAACCAAAGCCGTTGTCTTCGTTGGGCTGTTGATGATGGCGGCGTCCTTCGCCTGGATCAGCACCTGCGATCTCAGCGTCACCTACCTGGAAATGGCCGCGCAGATGGTGCTGCTGGGCGGCGGCCTGGGACTGACCACCGCGCCCGCCACCGACTCCATCATGGGTGTCGTACGGCCGGAGCAGGCCGGTGCCGGATCGGCCGTCAACGACGCCACCCGCCAGGTGGGCGGCACCCTCGGCGTAGCGGTCATCGGCAGCGTCTTCTCCACGCTCTACATCCGCCACCTCACCGAAAGTCAAGCACTGCAGGTGCTTCCGCAGCCGGCCCGATCGGTCGCCCAGGAAGGCCTCGCCCAGGGCCTGGCCGTGGCCGGACAGTCTCCTGCCTCGATAGCGAACGCCGTGCGGTCCACCGTCAGCGATGCATTCCTGTCCGGTATGAGCGCGGGCTGCCTGACCGCCGCGGCGGTCTGCCTGGCCGGAGCGTTCTTCGTGCTCGCCGTACTGCCGGCACACCCGGTCGGAACCCGGGCATGA